From Aegilops tauschii subsp. strangulata cultivar AL8/78 chromosome 5, Aet v6.0, whole genome shotgun sequence:
acagatacctctccgatacttggagtgacaaatcctaatcttgatctatgccaactcaacaaacaccttcggagacacctgtagagcatctttataatcacccagttacgttgtgacgtttgatagcacacaaagtgttcctccggtattcgggagttgcataatctcatagtcagaggaatatgtatcagtcatgaagaaagaaatagcaataaaactaaacgatcattatgctaagctaacagatgggtcttatccatcacatcattctctaatgatgcgatcccattcatcaaatgacaacacatgtctatggttaggaaacttaaccatctttgattaacgagcttgtcaagtagaggcatactagggacactcagttttggctatgtattcacacatgtactaagtttctggttaatacaattctagcatgaataataaacatttatcatgatatgaggaaatagaaataacaactttattattgcctctagggcatatttccttcaagaatgAGGCCTTTGgcccgctcgacctggccgttggaCTGCGGGTGCGCCACGGAAGCCAGGTCGAGGCAGATGTCGGAGACGGAGCAGTATTGTGCGAGCGCGCCCTTGGCGATGTTGGTGCCGTTGTCCGTGATGATGCTGTTTGGGACGCCGTAGCGCACCGCGATATCCTTGATGAACCGGACGGCCGTTGGCCCgtccagcttcttgattggctgtgcttcgatccatttggtgaacttgtccaccgccaccAGGAAATGCATCATGCCGCCTCGAGCGGTTTTAAAAggtcccaccatgtcgagtccccaaACCACGAAGGGCCAGGTGATCGGGATGGTTCGGAGTGCTGAGGCCAGCTGGTGGCTGCGCTTGCTGAAGCGTTGGCATCCCTCgcacttgaggacaagcgactcggcgtcttggagggccgtggaccagtagaaaccatggcggaaatccttggccaccagggatcttgaggcggcgtggtgcCCGCACTCGCCCTGATGTATGTCGAGGAGTATCTCAATGCCCTTGTCTTGTTCAACACAGCGCTAGAAAATGCCCGTCGGACTGcgcttgacgagctcgttgttgatgatgttgTACGCGGACGCCCGGTGCTGCACTTTCCGGGCTtcggtctcgtccatggggaCAACCCCGTTCTCCAGGAACTCCGAGATGGGTAGGGCCCACGACGGGGCCGTCACCACAGCGAAGACGGCCACCATGGCGGGTTCTTGGGCGGCAGCCCCCGAGCCGGTGGCGGCAGCCCCGGGGTCGGGAACGACGACGGCCGGGTCGAGGACGACGGTGGCCGGGTCAAGGGCGGCAGCCCCTGAGCCGGGTTGGGCGGCTCCTGGGCCGGGTTCAGCAGTCCCCGGGCTAGGTTCGGCGCTCCCTAGGCCGGGCTCGGCGGTCCCCGGGCTGGGTGGAGGCACAGCCGGGTCGTCGGGGACGAAGATGGACTCGGAGTCCAGAGACGGCTTGACGGAGGGCTTGTGcaggtgctcgagggagacgccGGACGAGATGGATTGCCGGGATGAGCCAATCTTGGTTAGTGCGTCGGCGGCTTCATTCTCCGCGCGTgggacgtggaggaactcgcagccATCGAAGAAGCCGGACagctgctggacgaggaagcgatAGCTTGCCATGTTGGCATCACGGGCGTCCCATTCGCCGGAGCATTGCtgcaccaccaggtccgagtcgtCGTATCACAGGATCCGCCGGATGCCGAgctccttggcaagccggaggccatgcacaagggcttcgtactcggctacgttgttggaggcgcatcttggagccgtcgaagtgcatgcggTAGTGTGTCgaatccggcggcggcggcaagtactgggtcttgttccagtcgacgaggaagtcggccagggcCTGGGACTTGATCGTggtgcggggctcgtagaggatggtgtggccggctagctCGATCGCCCATTTGGCAACCCGGCCAGAGGCATCCCGGCAGCCAATGATCTTGCCGAGAGGGATCTTCCTGTGGCAATGGATCTGTGGACGCCTCCCCTCTGGGGTTGAAGTCCTCAAGCGTAATGGCCCGGGCGATGGGCTGTGCCCCATTTGTGGCACGATTGAGGATGCTAACCACATCTTTTTCTCATGCCACTCTGCCCAGTTCCTTTGGGCCTGCTTCCGCGAAACGGTTGGCGGACAGTGGTGTAATACCAACTTTCCTGACCTGCTTGCCGAGCTTAACACCTGCCCTGCTCGCTACCGCCATATTAGATGGCTGTGCGTTGGGGTTCTCGCCTGGACGCTTTGGAACATTCGAAATAAGCTTATTATTCAGAAGGTGCCCCTCCGTCGTGCGACTGACGCAATCTTCAAATTGTGTGGTTACC
This genomic window contains:
- the LOC141022931 gene encoding uncharacterized protein gives rise to the protein MASYRFLVQQLSGFFDGCEFLHVPRAENEAADALTKIGSSRQSISSGVSLEHLHKPSVKPSLDSESIFVPDDPAVPPPSPGTAEPGLGSAEPSPGTAEPGPGAAQPGSGAAALDPATVVLDPAVVVPDPGAAATGSGAAAQEPAMVAVFAVVTAPSWALPISEFLENGVVPMDETEARKVQHRASAYNIINNELVKRTQPIKKLDGPTAVRFIKDIAVRYGVPNSIITDNGTNIAKGALAQYCSVSDICLDLASVAHPQSNGQVERAKGLILEGNMP